A single region of the Vicia villosa cultivar HV-30 ecotype Madison, WI linkage group LG4, Vvil1.0, whole genome shotgun sequence genome encodes:
- the LOC131596702 gene encoding serine/threonine-protein kinase STY8-like isoform X9, producing the protein MGDTESCNNRGLNINYHGPIQSLKIEVYKDILTRLMELNAPEVTLPHFQDELWVHFNTLPTRYALEMNVEKAQDVLMHKRLQNMARTIATRPAIEVRLLQVRSPSGVHSNKSLHSNIQTQISCQVSDFPCNMRPMHEITISTSDKPKLFSQLTTLLSEIGLNIQEAHAFSTLDGYSLDVFVVDGWAGQDTERLKHEVIKKMQKLEKNQWFPLSPFPKETEISKHIPKKKIKKLEKQPWCSLPKEKLEKIGMNYKPISRNYVWEIDASCLRYERKMASGSVSDLYKGTYINQDVAIKVFKNGSLNGNTQREFSQEIFILSNVQHKNVIKFIGAATKPNFHFVTEYMSGGNMYDFLHIQKTILTLPSLLKVAIDVSQGVKYLHQNNIIHRDLKTANLLMDEKGQVVKVADFGVARLQDKSGIMTAETGTYRWMAPELPYEDLSPLQAAVGVVHKGILSYQ; encoded by the exons ATGGGAGATACAGAGAGTTGCAACAATAGAGGTTTGAATATCAATTACCATGGTCCAATTCAGAGTCTGAAAATTGAAGTTTACAAGGACATTCTCACTCGACTCATGGAATTGAATGCTCCTGAGGTCACTCTTCCTCATTTTCAAGACGAACTCTGGGTTCACTTCAATACTCTTCCAACTAG GTATGCGCTGGAAATGAATGTTGAAAAGGCGCAAGATGTTCTTATGCATAAAAGATTGCAGAATATGGCAAGAACTATTGCTACTAGACCTGCAATTGAAGTCCGTCTTCTCCAG GTTCGCTCTCCTTCTGGTGTGCATTCTAACAAATCCCTTCATTCCAACATACAAACACAAATCAGTTGCCAAGTCTCTGATTTTCCATGCAACATGAG ACCAATGCATGAAATCACAATTTCAACCAGCGATAAGCCAAAACTTTTCAGTCAG TTGACTACCTTACTCTCTGAGATTGGGCTGAACATTCAAGAAGCACACGCATTTTCCACATTGGATGGATATTCATTGGATGTTTTTGTTGTAGATGGTTGGGCAGGCCAG GATACTGAGAGGCTCAAGCATGAAGTGATAAAGAAAATGCAGAAACTCGAG AAAAATCAATGGTTTCCCTTGTCTCCTTTTCCCAAG GAGACCGAGATATCAAAACATattccaaaaaagaaaattaagaaaCTCGAG AAGCAACCCTGGTGCAGTCTTCCTAAGGAGAAACTAGAGAAAATTGGAATGAACTATAAGCCCATCAGTAGAAATTATGTATGGGAAATTGATGCAAGCTGTTTAAGATATGAGAGGAAAATGGCCTCTGGATCAGTCAGTGATTT GTACAAAGGCACTTATATTAATCAAGATGTGGCTATCAAAGTCTTTAAGAATGGTAGTCTGAATGGAAATACACAGAGGGAGTTTTCTCAGGAAATCTTTATTCTGAG TAATGTTCAGCACAAGAATGTTATCAAATTTATTGGTGCGGCTACGAAACCAAACTTTCATTTTGTCACAG AATATATGTCTGGCGGAAATATGTATGACTTTCTGCATATACAGAAGACCATACTTACTCTTCCTTCTTTGCTCAAAGTAGCAATTGATGTATCCCAAGGAGTGAAATATTTGCATCAGAACAACATTATACATCGAGACCTCAAAACTGCCAATCTTTTGATGGATGAGAAGGGG CAGGTAGTTAAAGTTGCTGATTTTGGTGTAGCCAGATTGCAAGACAAATCTGGCATCATGACTGCAGAAACTGGAACATACCGGTGGATGGCTCCAGAG CTTCCTTATGAAGATTTGTCCCCATTGCAAGCAGCAGTTGGAGTAGTGCATAAG GGTATCCTATCGTATCAATAA
- the LOC131596702 gene encoding serine/threonine-protein kinase STY8-like isoform X5, protein MGDTESCNNRGLNINYHGPIQSLKIEVYKDILTRLMELNAPEVTLPHFQDELWVHFNTLPTRYALEMNVEKAQDVLMHKRLQNMARTIATRPAIEVRLLQVRSPSGVHSNKSLHSNIQTQISCQVSDFPCNMRPMHEITISTSDKPKLFSQLTTLLSEIGLNIQEAHAFSTLDGYSLDVFVVDGWAGQDTERLKHEVIKKMQKLEETEISKHIPKKKIKKLEQPWCSLPKEKLEKIGMNYKPISRNYVWEIDASCLRYERKMASGSVSDLYKGTYINQDVAIKVFKNGSLNGNTQREFSQEIFILSNVQHKNVIKFIGAATKPNFHFVTEYMSGGNMYDFLHIQKTILTLPSLLKVAIDVSQGVKYLHQNNIIHRDLKTANLLMDEKGQVVKVADFGVARLQDKSGIMTAETGTYRWMAPEVIQHKPYNHKADVFSFGIILWELLTRKLPYEDLSPLQAAVGVVHKDLRPEIPRDAHPKLVELLHWCWHKDPSLRPDFSEILKFLQHMNNMIAGKKKVKVKGKM, encoded by the exons ATGGGAGATACAGAGAGTTGCAACAATAGAGGTTTGAATATCAATTACCATGGTCCAATTCAGAGTCTGAAAATTGAAGTTTACAAGGACATTCTCACTCGACTCATGGAATTGAATGCTCCTGAGGTCACTCTTCCTCATTTTCAAGACGAACTCTGGGTTCACTTCAATACTCTTCCAACTAG GTATGCGCTGGAAATGAATGTTGAAAAGGCGCAAGATGTTCTTATGCATAAAAGATTGCAGAATATGGCAAGAACTATTGCTACTAGACCTGCAATTGAAGTCCGTCTTCTCCAG GTTCGCTCTCCTTCTGGTGTGCATTCTAACAAATCCCTTCATTCCAACATACAAACACAAATCAGTTGCCAAGTCTCTGATTTTCCATGCAACATGAG ACCAATGCATGAAATCACAATTTCAACCAGCGATAAGCCAAAACTTTTCAGTCAG TTGACTACCTTACTCTCTGAGATTGGGCTGAACATTCAAGAAGCACACGCATTTTCCACATTGGATGGATATTCATTGGATGTTTTTGTTGTAGATGGTTGGGCAGGCCAG GATACTGAGAGGCTCAAGCATGAAGTGATAAAGAAAATGCAGAAACTCGAG GAGACCGAGATATCAAAACATattccaaaaaagaaaattaagaaaCTCGAG CAACCCTGGTGCAGTCTTCCTAAGGAGAAACTAGAGAAAATTGGAATGAACTATAAGCCCATCAGTAGAAATTATGTATGGGAAATTGATGCAAGCTGTTTAAGATATGAGAGGAAAATGGCCTCTGGATCAGTCAGTGATTT GTACAAAGGCACTTATATTAATCAAGATGTGGCTATCAAAGTCTTTAAGAATGGTAGTCTGAATGGAAATACACAGAGGGAGTTTTCTCAGGAAATCTTTATTCTGAG TAATGTTCAGCACAAGAATGTTATCAAATTTATTGGTGCGGCTACGAAACCAAACTTTCATTTTGTCACAG AATATATGTCTGGCGGAAATATGTATGACTTTCTGCATATACAGAAGACCATACTTACTCTTCCTTCTTTGCTCAAAGTAGCAATTGATGTATCCCAAGGAGTGAAATATTTGCATCAGAACAACATTATACATCGAGACCTCAAAACTGCCAATCTTTTGATGGATGAGAAGGGG CAGGTAGTTAAAGTTGCTGATTTTGGTGTAGCCAGATTGCAAGACAAATCTGGCATCATGACTGCAGAAACTGGAACATACCGGTGGATGGCTCCAGAG GTTATTCAACATAAGCCATATAATCACAAAGCTGATGTTTTCAGCTTTGGGATTATTCTTTGGGAGCTTCTCACAAGAAAG CTTCCTTATGAAGATTTGTCCCCATTGCAAGCAGCAGTTGGAGTAGTGCATAAG GATTTGAGGCCTGAAATTCCAAGGGATGCACATCCAAAGTTAGTGGAATTGCTTCACTGGTGCTGGCATAAAGATCCGTCTTTAAGGCCCGATTTCTCAGAAATTCTTAAGTTTCTACAGCACATGAACAACATG ATTGCAGGGAAAAAGAAGGTAAAGGTTAAAGGGAAGATGTGA
- the LOC131596702 gene encoding serine/threonine-protein kinase STY46-like isoform X12, with protein MLKRRKMFLCIKDCRIWQELLLLDLQLKSVFSRPMHEITISTSDKPKLFSQLTTLLSEIGLNIQEAHAFSTLDGYSLDVFVVDGWAGQDTERLKHEVIKKMQKLEKNQWFPLSPFPKETEISKHIPKKKIKKLEKQPWCSLPKEKLEKIGMNYKPISRNYVWEIDASCLRYERKMASGSVSDLYKGTYINQDVAIKVFKNGSLNGNTQREFSQEIFILSNVQHKNVIKFIGAATKPNFHFVTEYMSGGNMYDFLHIQKTILTLPSLLKVAIDVSQGVKYLHQNNIIHRDLKTANLLMDEKGVVKVADFGVARLQDKSGIMTAETGTYRWMAPEVIQHKPYNHKADVFSFGIILWELLTRKLPYEDLSPLQAAVGVVHKDLRPEIPRDAHPKLVELLHWCWHKDPSLRPDFSEILKFLQHMNNMIAGKKKVKVKGKM; from the exons ATGTTGAAAAGGCGCAAGATGTTCTTATGCATAAAAGATTGCAGAATATGGCAAGAACTATTGCTACTAGACCTGCAATTGAAGTCCGTCTTCTCCAG ACCAATGCATGAAATCACAATTTCAACCAGCGATAAGCCAAAACTTTTCAGTCAG TTGACTACCTTACTCTCTGAGATTGGGCTGAACATTCAAGAAGCACACGCATTTTCCACATTGGATGGATATTCATTGGATGTTTTTGTTGTAGATGGTTGGGCAGGCCAG GATACTGAGAGGCTCAAGCATGAAGTGATAAAGAAAATGCAGAAACTCGAG AAAAATCAATGGTTTCCCTTGTCTCCTTTTCCCAAG GAGACCGAGATATCAAAACATattccaaaaaagaaaattaagaaaCTCGAG AAGCAACCCTGGTGCAGTCTTCCTAAGGAGAAACTAGAGAAAATTGGAATGAACTATAAGCCCATCAGTAGAAATTATGTATGGGAAATTGATGCAAGCTGTTTAAGATATGAGAGGAAAATGGCCTCTGGATCAGTCAGTGATTT GTACAAAGGCACTTATATTAATCAAGATGTGGCTATCAAAGTCTTTAAGAATGGTAGTCTGAATGGAAATACACAGAGGGAGTTTTCTCAGGAAATCTTTATTCTGAG TAATGTTCAGCACAAGAATGTTATCAAATTTATTGGTGCGGCTACGAAACCAAACTTTCATTTTGTCACAG AATATATGTCTGGCGGAAATATGTATGACTTTCTGCATATACAGAAGACCATACTTACTCTTCCTTCTTTGCTCAAAGTAGCAATTGATGTATCCCAAGGAGTGAAATATTTGCATCAGAACAACATTATACATCGAGACCTCAAAACTGCCAATCTTTTGATGGATGAGAAGGGG GTAGTTAAAGTTGCTGATTTTGGTGTAGCCAGATTGCAAGACAAATCTGGCATCATGACTGCAGAAACTGGAACATACCGGTGGATGGCTCCAGAG GTTATTCAACATAAGCCATATAATCACAAAGCTGATGTTTTCAGCTTTGGGATTATTCTTTGGGAGCTTCTCACAAGAAAG CTTCCTTATGAAGATTTGTCCCCATTGCAAGCAGCAGTTGGAGTAGTGCATAAG GATTTGAGGCCTGAAATTCCAAGGGATGCACATCCAAAGTTAGTGGAATTGCTTCACTGGTGCTGGCATAAAGATCCGTCTTTAAGGCCCGATTTCTCAGAAATTCTTAAGTTTCTACAGCACATGAACAACATG ATTGCAGGGAAAAAGAAGGTAAAGGTTAAAGGGAAGATGTGA
- the LOC131596702 gene encoding serine/threonine-protein kinase STY46-like isoform X10 — protein MLKRRKMFLCIKDCRIWQELLLLDLQLKSVFSRPMHEITISTSDKPKLFSQLTTLLSEIGLNIQEAHAFSTLDGYSLDVFVVDGWAGQDTERLKHEVIKKMQKLEKNQWFPLSPFPKETEISKHIPKKKIKKLEKQPWCSLPKEKLEKIGMNYKPISRNYVWEIDASCLRYERKMASGSVSDLYKGTYINQDVAIKVFKNGSLNGNTQREFSQEIFILSNVQHKNVIKFIGAATKPNFHFVTEYMSGGNMYDFLHIQKTILTLPSLLKVAIDVSQGVKYLHQNNIIHRDLKTANLLMDEKGQVVKVADFGVARLQDKSGIMTAETGTYRWMAPEVIQHKPYNHKADVFSFGIILWELLTRKLPYEDLSPLQAAVGVVHKDLRPEIPRDAHPKLVELLHWCWHKDPSLRPDFSEILKFLQHMNNMIAGKKKVKVKGKM, from the exons ATGTTGAAAAGGCGCAAGATGTTCTTATGCATAAAAGATTGCAGAATATGGCAAGAACTATTGCTACTAGACCTGCAATTGAAGTCCGTCTTCTCCAG ACCAATGCATGAAATCACAATTTCAACCAGCGATAAGCCAAAACTTTTCAGTCAG TTGACTACCTTACTCTCTGAGATTGGGCTGAACATTCAAGAAGCACACGCATTTTCCACATTGGATGGATATTCATTGGATGTTTTTGTTGTAGATGGTTGGGCAGGCCAG GATACTGAGAGGCTCAAGCATGAAGTGATAAAGAAAATGCAGAAACTCGAG AAAAATCAATGGTTTCCCTTGTCTCCTTTTCCCAAG GAGACCGAGATATCAAAACATattccaaaaaagaaaattaagaaaCTCGAG AAGCAACCCTGGTGCAGTCTTCCTAAGGAGAAACTAGAGAAAATTGGAATGAACTATAAGCCCATCAGTAGAAATTATGTATGGGAAATTGATGCAAGCTGTTTAAGATATGAGAGGAAAATGGCCTCTGGATCAGTCAGTGATTT GTACAAAGGCACTTATATTAATCAAGATGTGGCTATCAAAGTCTTTAAGAATGGTAGTCTGAATGGAAATACACAGAGGGAGTTTTCTCAGGAAATCTTTATTCTGAG TAATGTTCAGCACAAGAATGTTATCAAATTTATTGGTGCGGCTACGAAACCAAACTTTCATTTTGTCACAG AATATATGTCTGGCGGAAATATGTATGACTTTCTGCATATACAGAAGACCATACTTACTCTTCCTTCTTTGCTCAAAGTAGCAATTGATGTATCCCAAGGAGTGAAATATTTGCATCAGAACAACATTATACATCGAGACCTCAAAACTGCCAATCTTTTGATGGATGAGAAGGGG CAGGTAGTTAAAGTTGCTGATTTTGGTGTAGCCAGATTGCAAGACAAATCTGGCATCATGACTGCAGAAACTGGAACATACCGGTGGATGGCTCCAGAG GTTATTCAACATAAGCCATATAATCACAAAGCTGATGTTTTCAGCTTTGGGATTATTCTTTGGGAGCTTCTCACAAGAAAG CTTCCTTATGAAGATTTGTCCCCATTGCAAGCAGCAGTTGGAGTAGTGCATAAG GATTTGAGGCCTGAAATTCCAAGGGATGCACATCCAAAGTTAGTGGAATTGCTTCACTGGTGCTGGCATAAAGATCCGTCTTTAAGGCCCGATTTCTCAGAAATTCTTAAGTTTCTACAGCACATGAACAACATG ATTGCAGGGAAAAAGAAGGTAAAGGTTAAAGGGAAGATGTGA
- the LOC131596702 gene encoding serine/threonine-protein kinase STY8-like isoform X8 has translation MGDTESCNNRGLNINYHGPIQSLKIEVYKDILTRLMELNAPEVTLPHFQDELWVHFNTLPTRYALEMNVEKAQDVLMHKRLQNMARTIATRPAIEVRLLQVRSPSGVHSNKSLHSNIQTQISCQVSDFPCNMRPMHEITISTSDKPKLFSQLTTLLSEIGLNIQEAHAFSTLDGYSLDVFVVDGWAGQDTERLKHEVIKKMQKLEKNQWFPLSPFPKETEISKHIPKKKIKKLEKQPWCSLPKEKLEKIGMNYKPISRNYVWEIDASCLRYERKMASGSVSDLYKGTYINQDVAIKVFKNGSLNGNTQREFSQEIFILSNVQHKNVIKFIGAATKPNFHFVTEYMSGGNMYDFLHIQKTILTLPSLLKVAIDVSQGVKYLHQNNIIHRDLKTANLLMDEKGQVVKVADFGVARLQDKSGIMTAETGTYRWMAPEVIQHKPYNHKADVFSFGIILWELLTRKLPYEDLSPLQAAVGVVHKGILSYQ, from the exons ATGGGAGATACAGAGAGTTGCAACAATAGAGGTTTGAATATCAATTACCATGGTCCAATTCAGAGTCTGAAAATTGAAGTTTACAAGGACATTCTCACTCGACTCATGGAATTGAATGCTCCTGAGGTCACTCTTCCTCATTTTCAAGACGAACTCTGGGTTCACTTCAATACTCTTCCAACTAG GTATGCGCTGGAAATGAATGTTGAAAAGGCGCAAGATGTTCTTATGCATAAAAGATTGCAGAATATGGCAAGAACTATTGCTACTAGACCTGCAATTGAAGTCCGTCTTCTCCAG GTTCGCTCTCCTTCTGGTGTGCATTCTAACAAATCCCTTCATTCCAACATACAAACACAAATCAGTTGCCAAGTCTCTGATTTTCCATGCAACATGAG ACCAATGCATGAAATCACAATTTCAACCAGCGATAAGCCAAAACTTTTCAGTCAG TTGACTACCTTACTCTCTGAGATTGGGCTGAACATTCAAGAAGCACACGCATTTTCCACATTGGATGGATATTCATTGGATGTTTTTGTTGTAGATGGTTGGGCAGGCCAG GATACTGAGAGGCTCAAGCATGAAGTGATAAAGAAAATGCAGAAACTCGAG AAAAATCAATGGTTTCCCTTGTCTCCTTTTCCCAAG GAGACCGAGATATCAAAACATattccaaaaaagaaaattaagaaaCTCGAG AAGCAACCCTGGTGCAGTCTTCCTAAGGAGAAACTAGAGAAAATTGGAATGAACTATAAGCCCATCAGTAGAAATTATGTATGGGAAATTGATGCAAGCTGTTTAAGATATGAGAGGAAAATGGCCTCTGGATCAGTCAGTGATTT GTACAAAGGCACTTATATTAATCAAGATGTGGCTATCAAAGTCTTTAAGAATGGTAGTCTGAATGGAAATACACAGAGGGAGTTTTCTCAGGAAATCTTTATTCTGAG TAATGTTCAGCACAAGAATGTTATCAAATTTATTGGTGCGGCTACGAAACCAAACTTTCATTTTGTCACAG AATATATGTCTGGCGGAAATATGTATGACTTTCTGCATATACAGAAGACCATACTTACTCTTCCTTCTTTGCTCAAAGTAGCAATTGATGTATCCCAAGGAGTGAAATATTTGCATCAGAACAACATTATACATCGAGACCTCAAAACTGCCAATCTTTTGATGGATGAGAAGGGG CAGGTAGTTAAAGTTGCTGATTTTGGTGTAGCCAGATTGCAAGACAAATCTGGCATCATGACTGCAGAAACTGGAACATACCGGTGGATGGCTCCAGAG GTTATTCAACATAAGCCATATAATCACAAAGCTGATGTTTTCAGCTTTGGGATTATTCTTTGGGAGCTTCTCACAAGAAAG CTTCCTTATGAAGATTTGTCCCCATTGCAAGCAGCAGTTGGAGTAGTGCATAAG GGTATCCTATCGTATCAATAA
- the LOC131596702 gene encoding serine/threonine-protein kinase STY46-like isoform X11, whose product MHEITISTSDKPKLFSQLTTLLSEIGLNIQEAHAFSTLDGYSLDVFVVDGWAGQDTERLKHEVIKKMQKLEKNQWFPLSPFPKETEISKHIPKKKIKKLEKQPWCSLPKEKLEKIGMNYKPISRNYVWEIDASCLRYERKMASGSVSDLYKGTYINQDVAIKVFKNGSLNGNTQREFSQEIFILSNVQHKNVIKFIGAATKPNFHFVTEYMSGGNMYDFLHIQKTILTLPSLLKVAIDVSQGVKYLHQNNIIHRDLKTANLLMDEKGQVVKVADFGVARLQDKSGIMTAETGTYRWMAPEVIQHKPYNHKADVFSFGIILWELLTRKLPYEDLSPLQAAVGVVHKDLRPEIPRDAHPKLVELLHWCWHKDPSLRPDFSEILKFLQHMNNMIAGKKKVKVKGKM is encoded by the exons ATGCATGAAATCACAATTTCAACCAGCGATAAGCCAAAACTTTTCAGTCAG TTGACTACCTTACTCTCTGAGATTGGGCTGAACATTCAAGAAGCACACGCATTTTCCACATTGGATGGATATTCATTGGATGTTTTTGTTGTAGATGGTTGGGCAGGCCAG GATACTGAGAGGCTCAAGCATGAAGTGATAAAGAAAATGCAGAAACTCGAG AAAAATCAATGGTTTCCCTTGTCTCCTTTTCCCAAG GAGACCGAGATATCAAAACATattccaaaaaagaaaattaagaaaCTCGAG AAGCAACCCTGGTGCAGTCTTCCTAAGGAGAAACTAGAGAAAATTGGAATGAACTATAAGCCCATCAGTAGAAATTATGTATGGGAAATTGATGCAAGCTGTTTAAGATATGAGAGGAAAATGGCCTCTGGATCAGTCAGTGATTT GTACAAAGGCACTTATATTAATCAAGATGTGGCTATCAAAGTCTTTAAGAATGGTAGTCTGAATGGAAATACACAGAGGGAGTTTTCTCAGGAAATCTTTATTCTGAG TAATGTTCAGCACAAGAATGTTATCAAATTTATTGGTGCGGCTACGAAACCAAACTTTCATTTTGTCACAG AATATATGTCTGGCGGAAATATGTATGACTTTCTGCATATACAGAAGACCATACTTACTCTTCCTTCTTTGCTCAAAGTAGCAATTGATGTATCCCAAGGAGTGAAATATTTGCATCAGAACAACATTATACATCGAGACCTCAAAACTGCCAATCTTTTGATGGATGAGAAGGGG CAGGTAGTTAAAGTTGCTGATTTTGGTGTAGCCAGATTGCAAGACAAATCTGGCATCATGACTGCAGAAACTGGAACATACCGGTGGATGGCTCCAGAG GTTATTCAACATAAGCCATATAATCACAAAGCTGATGTTTTCAGCTTTGGGATTATTCTTTGGGAGCTTCTCACAAGAAAG CTTCCTTATGAAGATTTGTCCCCATTGCAAGCAGCAGTTGGAGTAGTGCATAAG GATTTGAGGCCTGAAATTCCAAGGGATGCACATCCAAAGTTAGTGGAATTGCTTCACTGGTGCTGGCATAAAGATCCGTCTTTAAGGCCCGATTTCTCAGAAATTCTTAAGTTTCTACAGCACATGAACAACATG ATTGCAGGGAAAAAGAAGGTAAAGGTTAAAGGGAAGATGTGA